A genomic window from Methanovulcanius yangii includes:
- a CDS encoding beta-ribofuranosylaminobenzene 5'-phosphate synthase, which translates to MASFKITSKLRELESQVGTLSPMQKILLGTDGSVTTLLENALGCEVTVNTLFQEVVPADERVASSLGIRTGEQINHRIITLNDRETGKALLYAVSDTPLSRLDPSFRDDLMQADIPIGRIMQKHHLEARRELKEVRACRADPAISGILGIFRHEPLLSRKYHIITGGKPLIAIRETFPYSNFTDESRVIVETPSRIHMGLIDMNGSAGRVDGGIGLAIEDPAIVIEAKRGSELRVWSDEQNTKNAERVKRTAEIILARLGVSEGADIMLHHSYSGHIGLGSGTQLDLATARALYGLFRPGTITVREIAALTGRGGTSGIGTAAFEAGGFIIDGGHSFGPLGDKSEFRPSSASSGIKPAPVLFRHPFPEDWQILLAIPDIPEGASGKTESDIFRTHCPVPIGDVRALCHTVLMQMLPAIIEKDLDLFGCAVNTIQEYGFKQVEHRLQPPLIQDLIAALRTTEAAGVGLSSFGPTVYAIGDNGMQDAGRCAEDVMAKTGGGRVILTRAQNRGAEIRAAP; encoded by the coding sequence ATGGCATCATTCAAAATCACGAGTAAACTCAGGGAACTGGAATCACAGGTCGGAACCCTCTCGCCCATGCAGAAGATCCTTCTCGGCACGGACGGGTCGGTGACGACTCTACTTGAAAATGCCCTTGGATGTGAGGTGACGGTAAACACACTCTTCCAGGAGGTTGTGCCTGCGGATGAACGTGTTGCGTCATCGCTTGGTATCCGCACAGGAGAGCAGATCAACCACCGAATTATCACGCTCAATGATCGGGAGACGGGGAAGGCACTCCTGTATGCCGTGTCCGACACCCCGCTTTCCCGTCTGGACCCTTCGTTTCGCGATGACCTCATGCAGGCCGACATTCCCATTGGGAGGATCATGCAGAAGCATCATCTCGAGGCACGCCGTGAACTGAAGGAGGTACGAGCGTGCAGGGCTGATCCAGCCATCAGCGGCATCCTTGGAATATTCCGCCATGAACCACTCCTCTCACGCAAATACCATATCATCACCGGAGGAAAACCGCTCATTGCCATACGGGAGACCTTTCCCTACAGTAACTTTACCGATGAAAGCCGGGTGATCGTAGAGACTCCGTCACGGATTCACATGGGGCTCATCGACATGAACGGGAGCGCAGGAAGGGTCGACGGAGGGATCGGCCTCGCCATCGAAGACCCGGCCATCGTCATCGAGGCGAAAAGAGGCAGTGAACTACGGGTGTGGTCGGATGAACAGAACACAAAGAATGCGGAACGGGTTAAACGGACGGCTGAGATAATTCTTGCCAGGCTGGGCGTCAGTGAAGGTGCTGATATCATGCTCCACCACAGCTATTCCGGCCATATCGGTCTGGGAAGCGGCACCCAGCTCGATCTCGCCACGGCCCGTGCACTCTATGGGCTGTTTCGACCCGGCACGATCACCGTCCGGGAGATCGCGGCACTCACCGGGAGGGGAGGAACATCGGGGATCGGAACCGCGGCATTTGAGGCGGGGGGATTCATCATCGACGGGGGGCATAGCTTCGGCCCTCTGGGGGATAAGTCCGAGTTCAGGCCATCATCTGCCTCATCAGGGATAAAACCGGCACCGGTGCTCTTCAGGCACCCTTTCCCCGAAGACTGGCAGATTCTCCTGGCCATCCCGGACATACCCGAGGGCGCAAGTGGAAAAACCGAATCGGACATCTTTCGGACGCACTGCCCGGTTCCCATCGGCGACGTCCGGGCGCTTTGTCATACGGTTCTCATGCAGATGCTCCCGGCTATCATTGAAAAGGATCTCGATCTCTTCGGATGCGCCGTGAACACAATCCAGGAATACGGGTTCAAGCAGGTCGAACACCGCCTCCAGCCGCCCCTCATTCAGGACCTCATCGCAGCGCTCCGGACTACTGAAGCTGCAGGGGTCGGACTGAGCTCCTTTGGTCCGACGGTGTATGCAATCGGTGACAACGGGATGCAGGACGCAGGAAGATGTGCCGAAGACGTCATGGCGAAGACGGGCGGAGGACGGGTCATTCTTACCCGGGCACAGAACAGGGGAGCGGAGATCAGGGCCGCCCCATGA
- the ilvD gene encoding dihydroxy-acid dehydratase, with protein MRSDEVKKGYTRAPNRSLLRALGVTDREMDLPFIGIANSWNTVVPGHTHLRQLAERVREGISAGGGVPFEFNTIGICDGIAMGHEGMRYSLPSRETIADSVELMVQAHRFDGLVCLCTCDKIVPGMLMAAARCNIPTIVVTGGPMLSGHCGGKDLSLIDVFEGVGKVSAGVMSDEELRELEKCAMPGCGSCQGLYTANTMACMTEALGMSLPRCAAIPAVHAEKLAIARESGERVVSLVRDGVRPRDIITRASMRNAVRVDMALGGSTNTVLHLMAIAEEASVPLTLGDFNEIGDAVPHICHMQPGGPHSMETLYYAGGIPAVFHRLLPHLENAPTTSGKDVRDIAGSVSVIDASVIRPLEDPVHTAGGLKILKGSLAPSGSVIKAGAVSDTMWTHIGPARVFDSEKSAMDAILSDRIREGDVIVIRYEGPAGAPGMPEMLSPTSAIMGRGMTRVALITDGRFSGGTRGPCIGHVAPEAAVGGPIALVEEGDQISIDLNAQRLDLLVGGEELERRRAAWQAPGRSLEGVLLRYSRMVDQADRGAVMKK; from the coding sequence ATGCGCAGCGATGAGGTAAAAAAGGGGTATACCCGGGCTCCGAACCGTTCACTCCTGAGGGCACTCGGAGTGACTGACCGGGAGATGGATCTGCCGTTCATTGGCATAGCAAATTCCTGGAATACTGTTGTTCCGGGGCACACACACCTCCGCCAGCTTGCCGAGCGTGTTCGCGAGGGGATTTCAGCCGGCGGAGGCGTTCCCTTCGAATTCAATACCATAGGTATCTGTGATGGCATTGCAATGGGTCATGAGGGTATGCGCTACTCGCTTCCCTCCCGCGAGACCATCGCCGACTCGGTTGAACTTATGGTGCAGGCCCACCGCTTCGACGGGCTTGTCTGCCTCTGCACCTGCGACAAGATCGTCCCGGGTATGCTGATGGCGGCAGCCCGGTGCAATATCCCTACAATCGTGGTCACCGGCGGCCCGATGCTCTCCGGGCACTGCGGCGGAAAGGACCTCTCCCTCATCGATGTCTTTGAAGGGGTCGGGAAGGTGTCCGCGGGCGTCATGAGCGATGAGGAACTTCGCGAGCTCGAAAAGTGCGCAATGCCGGGATGCGGGAGCTGCCAGGGTCTCTACACCGCAAATACCATGGCCTGCATGACCGAGGCACTCGGAATGTCGCTTCCCCGGTGTGCGGCAATTCCAGCCGTGCATGCGGAAAAACTTGCCATTGCCCGGGAGAGCGGAGAGCGGGTGGTCTCCCTGGTACGGGACGGTGTACGGCCACGTGATATCATCACCCGGGCGAGCATGCGCAATGCAGTGCGCGTGGACATGGCACTTGGCGGGTCCACCAATACCGTCCTTCACCTGATGGCCATCGCCGAAGAGGCGTCGGTACCTTTGACACTCGGGGACTTCAATGAGATCGGGGATGCCGTGCCCCATATCTGCCACATGCAGCCCGGCGGCCCGCACTCGATGGAGACGCTCTATTATGCGGGTGGCATCCCGGCAGTCTTCCACCGTCTCCTTCCCCACCTTGAGAATGCCCCGACCACCTCTGGAAAGGATGTCCGCGATATTGCCGGGTCGGTGTCCGTAATTGACGCCTCCGTCATCCGGCCGCTGGAGGATCCGGTGCATACGGCGGGCGGTCTAAAAATTCTGAAAGGGAGTCTGGCCCCTTCAGGGAGCGTCATAAAGGCGGGGGCCGTGAGTGACACCATGTGGACACATATCGGTCCTGCACGGGTCTTTGATTCTGAAAAGAGTGCCATGGATGCGATCCTCTCTGACCGCATCCGGGAAGGGGATGTCATCGTCATCCGGTATGAAGGACCTGCAGGTGCCCCGGGCATGCCGGAGATGCTCTCCCCCACCTCCGCCATCATGGGAAGGGGGATGACCCGCGTTGCGTTGATCACCGACGGGAGGTTCTCAGGCGGGACACGGGGCCCATGCATTGGGCATGTTGCGCCGGAGGCTGCCGTGGGCGGACCGATTGCACTCGTCGAGGAAGGGGATCAGATATCCATCGACCTGAACGCACAACGTCTGGACCTTCTCGTCGGCGGGGAAGAACTGGAACGGAGGCGGGCAGCGTGGCAGGCCCCCGGGAGATCGCTTGAAGGGGTCCTCCTCCGGTACTCGAGAATGGTGGACCAGGCGGACCGCGGCGCGGTCATGAAAAAATAA
- a CDS encoding ROK family protein has translation MNEKTRAYDVIAVDIGATHLRTARISASGTLHDLKRQNLCTTCRSAEEITRSVVTAVGELLGMGRDSPATAIGIAAAGPLNSGFGAIVGSPNMPYARIDLTDPLQEAVGLPVYLLNDCTAGALGETSFGPFREAADLVYITMSTGIGAGVIAGGHPMTGNNGNAAEVGHMCVDTTFHLPCGCGGRGHWEAYASGTGIPPFFRRWCDTHLPGRFVDDYPSSAPAVFEAVRDSQELEGFLDALAVVNGRGLSNVIAAFEPEHIVLDGPLIREHADLLLGPMLDATDRYLTLPTVTVSTMEGFSPLFGAAAFALKKSGLFSNMHGTL, from the coding sequence ATGAATGAGAAGACGCGTGCTTATGATGTGATCGCAGTCGATATCGGCGCAACTCATCTGCGCACTGCAAGGATTTCGGCATCCGGGACCCTCCATGACCTAAAAAGGCAGAACCTTTGCACAACCTGCCGGTCAGCAGAGGAGATCACCCGGTCGGTGGTGACGGCAGTCGGGGAACTTCTTGGAATGGGGAGGGACTCTCCGGCAACAGCCATAGGCATTGCCGCAGCAGGCCCCTTAAATTCTGGTTTCGGGGCGATTGTCGGGAGCCCAAACATGCCGTATGCCCGCATAGATCTCACCGACCCGCTCCAGGAGGCAGTCGGGCTGCCGGTGTACCTCCTGAACGACTGCACCGCCGGAGCCCTTGGTGAGACGTCGTTCGGCCCCTTCAGGGAGGCGGCCGACCTTGTGTATATCACAATGTCGACCGGCATCGGCGCGGGAGTGATTGCCGGGGGACACCCCATGACCGGCAACAACGGAAATGCGGCAGAAGTCGGCCACATGTGTGTGGATACGACCTTCCACCTCCCCTGTGGGTGCGGGGGGCGGGGCCACTGGGAGGCATACGCCTCTGGGACGGGTATTCCCCCGTTTTTCAGGAGATGGTGTGACACTCACCTTCCCGGACGGTTTGTAGATGATTATCCCTCATCAGCCCCGGCGGTCTTCGAAGCTGTGCGGGATAGCCAGGAACTGGAGGGATTTCTGGACGCCCTTGCGGTCGTCAACGGGAGAGGGCTATCAAACGTGATAGCAGCCTTCGAACCCGAACATATCGTCCTTGACGGTCCACTCATCCGCGAACACGCCGACCTGCTTCTGGGGCCGATGCTGGATGCAACCGACCGCTACCTTACACTCCCAACGGTGACTGTCAGTACCATGGAAGGATTCTCGCCCCTCTTCGGTGCGGCGGCATTTGCCCTGAAAAAAAGTGGATTATTCAGTAATATGCATGGCACCCTCTGA
- the cobA gene encoding uroporphyrinogen-III C-methyltransferase — MTGKVYLVGSGPGGLGLMAMRAQEVLEAADVILFDQLPGEEVLSSLPTTAEKIDVGKYGSRHTLEQNEIEDLMVKYAKEGKRVVRLKGGDSFLFGRGGEEMETMREHGIPVEVVPGITSAIAVPECVGIPVTHRKWASQVTMLTGHEDPTKEESALNWRWLAKSPGTLVILMGVKNLPQITAALMDGGMDAAKPVAIIERGMRVDQRVTLGTLTDIAEKATAVGVRPPAIIVIGEVVTLYRDGSEGAMHITE; from the coding sequence ATGACAGGAAAAGTATACCTGGTAGGTTCCGGCCCCGGCGGCCTGGGACTGATGGCGATGCGGGCACAAGAGGTGCTCGAGGCGGCGGATGTCATATTATTCGACCAGCTTCCCGGCGAGGAGGTCCTCTCATCCCTCCCGACAACAGCTGAGAAGATTGACGTCGGCAAGTACGGCAGCAGGCACACGCTGGAGCAGAATGAAATTGAAGACCTTATGGTGAAATATGCGAAGGAAGGCAAGCGTGTTGTCCGTCTCAAGGGAGGCGACTCGTTCCTCTTCGGCCGGGGCGGCGAAGAGATGGAGACGATGCGCGAGCACGGCATCCCGGTCGAGGTGGTCCCCGGCATTACGAGCGCCATTGCGGTGCCCGAATGTGTCGGCATCCCGGTGACCCACCGGAAGTGGGCAAGTCAGGTAACCATGCTGACCGGTCATGAAGATCCGACGAAGGAGGAGTCGGCCCTCAACTGGCGGTGGCTTGCAAAGTCTCCCGGAACGCTCGTCATTCTCATGGGGGTCAAAAACCTCCCGCAGATCACGGCCGCCCTGATGGACGGCGGGATGGATGCGGCAAAGCCGGTTGCGATCATCGAACGAGGCATGCGGGTGGACCAGCGCGTCACCCTTGGGACGCTTACCGACATAGCGGAAAAGGCCACTGCCGTGGGCGTGCGCCCGCCTGCGATCATCGTCATCGGCGAGGTCGTCACCCTCTATCGTGACGGTTCAGAGGGTGCCATGCATATTACTGAATAA
- the hemC gene encoding hydroxymethylbilane synthase, translating to MPLKVGTRGSRLAMAQTDTVCMMLEERGITTEVVTIGTVGDDRTGVPMHKVGGQGIFVRALDDAILDGRVDFAVHSMKDIPAKRPEGLSTCAILKRDSPADFLVHTCPLEEVKVVGTSSTRRKAQLLRSSLDVEVKELRGNVDTRLRKLDERQYDAIVLAEAGMQRLGMDLPGTRLLPQWFVPSPNQGTIAVVARDDPDIIEPMRMLDDPVTRRDVEVERAVMEEIGGGCFTPQGVYCSEGFLIAEVLSLDGTRWERIEDNGDSVFEGRLIGQKLRSIAYDLIEDARLTLGV from the coding sequence ATGCCTCTGAAGGTCGGCACCCGTGGGTCACGACTTGCGATGGCCCAGACCGACACCGTCTGTATGATGCTCGAGGAACGGGGCATCACAACGGAGGTTGTCACAATCGGCACTGTCGGGGATGACAGGACAGGGGTCCCGATGCACAAGGTCGGCGGGCAGGGGATCTTTGTCCGTGCTCTGGACGATGCGATTCTCGACGGCAGAGTTGACTTTGCCGTCCATAGCATGAAGGACATCCCGGCAAAACGCCCGGAAGGGCTTTCGACCTGTGCCATCCTGAAGCGCGACTCGCCGGCGGATTTCCTCGTCCACACCTGTCCCCTCGAGGAGGTGAAGGTGGTGGGGACATCGAGCACCCGACGAAAGGCACAGCTCCTTCGCAGCAGTCTCGATGTCGAGGTGAAGGAGCTTCGGGGGAACGTGGATACCCGTCTTCGCAAGCTCGACGAAAGGCAGTACGATGCCATAGTTCTTGCCGAGGCGGGCATGCAGCGGCTGGGTATGGATCTTCCGGGGACACGGCTTCTCCCGCAGTGGTTTGTCCCCTCCCCGAACCAGGGGACGATTGCGGTCGTGGCGCGGGATGATCCCGACATCATCGAACCGATGCGCATGTTGGACGATCCGGTGACACGGCGGGACGTCGAGGTGGAACGGGCGGTGATGGAGGAGATTGGTGGCGGGTGTTTTACACCACAGGGCGTTTACTGCAGTGAAGGGTTCCTGATAGCAGAAGTCCTCTCGCTTGACGGGACACGCTGGGAACGGATAGAGGACAATGGTGATTCGGTCTTCGAAGGGCGGCTGATCGGGCAGAAACTCCGTTCGATTGCCTATGATCTGATCGAAGACGCACGACTGACACTGGGTGTGTAA